The proteins below are encoded in one region of Silene latifolia isolate original U9 population chromosome 2, ASM4854445v1, whole genome shotgun sequence:
- the LOC141640821 gene encoding uncharacterized protein LOC141640821, whose amino-acid sequence MGKLVGDFQNAFVPGRNIGDNILITNEILHKISSSRSGRMGRMAFKADMSKAYDRLDWNFIRGTLLLMGFPPNFIQLIMKCITTVSYEILVNGVPSRRIHPSCGLRQGDPLSPYIFVMCTEILSLNILRMEKEGIIRGIKISRNSIPISHMLFADDSMFFIEGNSKSCESLDKVIKEYCHASGQVINDNKSSMMLSSSSSLSFAQKCLKTFNIPCGTNLGSYLGIPTDVGLSGGNKSKREIFEFIIDKVRKRLSSWNCILLSPAGRLALISSVLSSLSVYFLSVFKIPVSVTKRLDAILSHFWWAGHKKSPSISWCSRLFLSQPKRNGGLGIRRMKEFNQALLAKIGWRMITHPDSILCKSIGAKYGLKWCEGDLLFNDGKSNSSWGWKGIVWGLQLIKPHLAWNFSPLSDLGVWNTKWVHGTVPRPRCVELLTDSPNLCNLRIKDLICDNNRWDHRLVSMSFDESFIKDILAIPIRCSEGSDTFYWSASSSGNYSVKIGYHIALQNHWNTSASPKDRSRVPTAYMGVFQKILWNLPGPKSWIILLWKLLTESLPTGEGFLRRGFDGPFTCVLCDSQVTESPEHLFRDCSFANEFGPKSPGIRAQSGDNLSLLSWVCNRLSVLFKADNKLEACLSFLCTFWTIWVVRCGRFLKIIECSPIGAIFLYQDSLNLALSAEDGKPGSIAPQTLMEEDLTNLRNGEPFPLIQSSVSCSRSHIYVDAAWSKEFAAGFGGCILFDNDIVSEFCIKGMAENAEQAEALAIREALKWALSRNILHINIFSDCLQVLAQVLRLSQLKHWTRNTIDDITDLAANFHCVTFAYVPRICNKAAHRIAKRAINM is encoded by the coding sequence ATGGGAAAACTagtgggtgactttcaaaatgctTTTGTTCCTGGAAGGAATATTggtgataatattttaattacaaatgaaaTATTACACAAAATTTCTTCATCTAGAAGTGGTCGGATGGGTAGGATGGCCTTTAAAGCTGACATGAGTAAAGCCTATGATCGGTTGGACTGGAACTTTATTAGAGGTACGCTTCTCTTGATGGGATTCCCTCCTAATTTCATTCAGCTGATTATGAAGTGTATCACGACAGTGTCTTATGAAATTCTGGTAaatggagttccttcaagacgtaTCCACCCGAGTTGCGGCCTTCGTCAGGGTGATCCTCTTTCCCCTTATATTTTTGTTATGTGCACGGAAATTCTCTCGTTAAACATTCTACGCATGGAGAAGGAGGGGATCATACGAGGAATAAAGATCAGCAGAAATAGTATACCTATCTCCCATATGCTTTTTGCGGATGATTCTATGTTTTTTATTGAAGGTAATTCTAAGAGTTGCGAAAGCCTTGACAAAGTTATTAAGGAGTATTGTCATGCCTCCGGCCAGGTTATTAATGATAATAAGTCCTCTATGATGTTAAGTTCGAGCTCTAGTCTGTCCTTTGCTCAAAAATGCTTGAAAACCTTCAATATACCGTGTGGCACTAATTTGGGATCCTACTTGGGTATTCCTACGGACGTGGGACTCTCAGGTGGGAATAAAAGTAAACGGGAAATTTTTGAGTTTATCATTGATAAGGTTAGGAAGCGATTATCATCATGGAATTGCATTCTTCTATCGCCGGCGGGTAGATTGGCTTTGATTTCTTCTGTCTTGTCCTCCCTCTCGGTttactttctatcggtattcaaaataccggtaagtgtgacaaAAAGACTAGATGCTAttttgtcacatttttggtgggcgggcCATAAGAAATCTCCCTCTATTAGTTGGTGTAGTAGGCTTTTCCTTAGTCAACCCAAAAGGAATGGTGGTCTGGGTATTAGACGTATGAAGGAGTTTAATCAAGCACTTCTAGCAAAGATTGGGTGGCGAATGATCACCCACCCAGATTCTATTCTCTGTAAGTCTATTGGTGCTAAATATGGCCTAAAGTGGTGTGAAGGTGATCTGCTCTTTAACGATGGTAAGAGTAATTCTTCGTGGGGATGGAAAGGTATAGTTTGGGGCCTTCAACTCATCAAACCCCATTTAGCGTGGAACTTCTCCCCATTGTCTGACCTTGGTGTTTGGAATACTAAATGGGTTCATGGAACGGTGCCGAGACCACGATGTGTTGAGCTTCTTACTGATTCACCTAACTTGTGTAATTTGAGAATCAAAGATCTTATTTGTGACAACAACAGGTGGGACCATAGACTTGTGTCTATGTCTTTTGACGAGTCTTTCATTAAGGACATTCTTGCTATTCCAATTCGTTGCTCTGAAGGCAGCGACACTTTCTATTGGTCTGCCTCGTCATCTGGGAATTACTCAGTTAAGATTGGCTATCACATTGCTCTTCAAAATCACTGGAACACTTCCGCTTCCCCGAAGGACCGATCAAGAGTTCCTACTGCATATATGGGTGTCTTTCAAAAAATCCTTTGGAACCTTCCAGGGCCGAAAAGCTGGATCATTCTCTTATGGAAACTTCTCACGGAATCGTTGCCCACTGGGGAAGGATTCCTAAGGAGGGGCTTTGATGGTCCTTTTACTTGCGTGCTTTGTGATTCACAAGTAACGGAATCACCGGAACACCTGTTCCGGGACTGTTCTTTTGCTAACGAGTTTGGGCCGAAGTCTCCTGGGATTAGGGCACAATCGGGGGATAATTTGAGTCTCCTGTCTTGGGTTTGTAATCGGCTCTCTGTTCTTTTTAAAGCTGATAATAAGCTTGAGGCTTGTCTCTCCTTTTTGTGTACCTTTTGGACTATTTGGGTGGTAAGGTGCGGAAGATTTTTGAAGATCATCGAGTGCTCCCCTATTGGTGCTATCTTTCTTTATCAAGACTCCCTTAACTTAGCTCTTTCTGCTGAAGATGGGAAACCGGGGTCCATAGCTCCCCAAACACTGATGGAGGAGGACTTGACTAATCTTAGGAATGGAGAACCCTTTCCTCTGATTCAGAGTTCTGTGAGTTGCTCTCGATCTCATATTTATGTGGATGCGGCGTGGTCTAAGGAGTTTGCTGCTGGGTTTGGCGGATGCATCCTTTTTGATAACGATATTGTTTCTGAATTCTGTATCAAAGGAATGGCGGAGAATGCTGAACAAGCGGAAGCTTTGGCAATTAGGGAAGCCTTAAAGTGGGCACTCTCGCGCAACATCCTCCATATTAACATTTTCTCTGATTGTCTACAGGTTCTTGCCCAAGTCC
- the LOC141640820 gene encoding uncharacterized protein LOC141640820 — protein sequence MKGLCWNVRGFNNPLAPTIAKTRALLSSIYFDFVFLAEIKCKVALVDPMFRSFGFSRSFGVDADETKGGLWFGFRHDANFECLLACQNFIVIKVTQCSGRFWYLCLVYGEPVTHKREAVWNDLSEWIRSFDNPFLLIGDFNQVDYQEDKWGGSKGRIPGATLFNKWKTEHLLMDIPFKGPRFTWCNKRDDHSVVLERLDKGYGSWDWNDIFPNSGITHLPIQVSDHAPIIFETELITCNGRRPYRMEAWNLDYEECIRLVHNEWTEPVLGSATVRMIRKLSRARNCMRLWSISKRKEWNKKWSDFDDNLVEGLHEIETKGVTRTFTTAYASQVEYAKVSAKYWKQRAKMKWNTEGDTCSKYFFNWVKGRAGRNYIAGIKMDNGEWNFDSEGIQGLFVQFYSRLFQEGANQINFEEYRLTVKNLFSINKEFLSPDDRDALGIRFTPKEILTAVFQLGPLKSPGPDGIPAIFFHKCWHFIKHDVVGTVLAILNGNSSLQFRIRLS from the coding sequence ATGAAAGGACTTTGTTGGAATGTCAGGGGATTTAATAATCCCCTTGCCCCTACAATCGCTAAGACTAGGGCGCTTCTTTCGagtatttattttgattttgttttctTAGCTGAGATAAAATGTAAAGTAGCTTTAGTTGATCCTATGTTTCGTTCTTTTGGGTTTTCTCGGAGCTTTGGTGTCGATGCTGATGAAACCAAAGGAGGTCTGTGGTTTGGTTTTAGACATGATGCCAATTTTGAATGTCTTCTAGCTTGTCAAAACTTCATTGTTATCAAAGTCACGCAATGTAGCGGTAGGTTTTGGTACTTATGTCTTGTCTATGGCGAACCAGTGACCCATAAACGTGAAGCTGTTTGGAATGATCTTAGTGAATGGATTCGATCTTTTGACAACCCTTTCCTTCTTATAGGGGACTTTAACCAAGTTGATTATCAAGAAGATAAATGGGGAGGTAGTAAGGGTCGGATTCCGGGGGCTACTCTGTTTAATAAATGGAAAACTGAGCATCTTCTGATGGATATTCCGTTTAAGGGGCCAAGATTTACTTGGTGCAATAAGAGAGATGATCATAGTGTAGTGTTGGAACGACTTGATAAGGGATATGGATCGTGGGATTGGAATGATATTTTTCCGAATTCTGGTATTACTCATCTTCCTATCCAAGTTTCAGATCATGCGCCTATTATCTTTGAAACAGAGTTAATTACTTGTAATGGTAGAAGACCTTATCGTATGGAGGCTTGGAACCTGGATTATGAGGAATGTATTCGCTTGGTACATAACGAATGGACTGAGCCTGTCTTAGGCTCTGCAACCGTCAGAATGATACGTAAGTTATCAAGAGCTAGAAATTGTATGCGTCTTTGGTCTATTTCCAAGAGGAAGGAATGGAATAAGAAATGGAGTGATTTTGATGACAATTTGGTCGAAGGGCTCCATGAAATTGAGACGAAGGGAGTGACTCGAACTTTCACCACTGCATATGCTAGTCAAGTGGAGTATGCTAAAGTCTCGGCTAAATATTGGAAACAAAGGGCCAAGATGAAATGGAACACCGAGGGAGATACATGCTCCAAGTATTTCTTTAATTGGGTTAAGGGTAGGGCAGGCAGGAATTACATTGCTGGGATTAAAATGGATAATGGGGAGTGGAATTTTGACAGTGAGGGTATTCAGGGTTTATTTGTCCAATTCTACTCTAGACTCTTTCAGGAAGGAGCAAATCAGATCAATTTTGAGGAGTACCGCCTTACTGTGAAAAATTTGTTCAGTATTAATAAAGAGTTCCTTTCTCCTGATGATAGAGATGCACTTGGCATTCGCTTTACCCCTAAGGAGATTCTTACGGCTGTGTTTCAACTTGGTCCGTTAAAATCTCCGGGACCTGATGGTATTCCTGCTATCTTCTTCCATAAGTGTTGGCATTTTATTAAGCATGATGTTGTTGGGACTGTCTTGGCTATCCTCAATGGTAATAGCTCACTGCAATTTCGAATAAGACTTTCTTAG